Proteins encoded together in one Variovorax paradoxus EPS window:
- a CDS encoding NAD-dependent succinate-semialdehyde dehydrogenase, which produces MTATYTDTRLLIDNEWVDATGGKTLDVVNPATGKVIGKVAHASIADLDRALAAAQRGFDKWRNTPANERAAVMRRAAGLIRERAGDIAKLLTQEQGKPLAEAKGETLAAADIIEWFADEGRRVYGRIVPSRNLAAQQLVLKEPLGPVAAFTPWNFPINQIVRKLGAALATGCSFLVKAPEETPASPAALLQAFVDAGIPPGTVGLVFGNPAEISNYLIAHPIIRKVTFTGSTPVGKQLAALAGSHMKRVTMELGGHAPVIVAEDADVALAVKAAGAAKFRNAGQVCISPTRFLVHNSLREEFARTLVKYTEGLKLGDGLAEGTTIGPLANARRLTAMAYVLEDARKKGATVAAGGERVGDSGNFFAPTVLTDVPLDADVFNNEPFGPIAAIRGFDTLEEAIAEANRLPFGLAGYAFTKSIKSAHLLSQKLELGMLWINQPATPSPEMPFGGVKDSGYGSEGGPEALEAYLNTKAVSILGV; this is translated from the coding sequence ATGACCGCCACCTACACCGACACCCGCCTGCTGATCGACAACGAATGGGTCGACGCCACCGGCGGCAAGACGCTGGACGTCGTGAACCCCGCCACCGGCAAAGTCATCGGCAAGGTGGCGCATGCCAGCATCGCCGACCTGGACCGCGCCCTGGCCGCCGCCCAGCGCGGCTTCGACAAATGGCGCAACACCCCCGCCAACGAGCGCGCCGCCGTCATGCGCCGCGCAGCCGGCCTCATCCGCGAACGCGCCGGCGACATCGCCAAGCTGCTGACGCAAGAGCAGGGCAAGCCGCTCGCCGAAGCCAAGGGCGAGACCCTGGCCGCCGCCGACATCATCGAATGGTTCGCCGACGAAGGCCGCCGCGTCTACGGCCGCATCGTGCCCTCGCGGAACCTGGCCGCGCAGCAGCTCGTGCTCAAGGAGCCGCTCGGCCCCGTCGCAGCGTTCACGCCGTGGAACTTCCCGATCAACCAGATCGTGCGCAAGCTCGGCGCAGCGCTGGCCACCGGCTGCTCGTTCCTGGTGAAGGCGCCCGAAGAAACCCCGGCGTCCCCCGCCGCGCTGCTGCAGGCTTTCGTCGACGCAGGCATTCCGCCCGGCACCGTCGGCCTCGTGTTCGGCAACCCCGCTGAAATCTCGAACTACCTCATTGCCCACCCGATCATCCGCAAGGTCACCTTCACCGGCTCGACCCCGGTCGGCAAGCAGCTGGCCGCGCTGGCCGGCTCGCACATGAAGCGCGTCACGATGGAGCTGGGCGGCCACGCCCCGGTGATCGTGGCCGAAGACGCCGACGTTGCCCTGGCCGTCAAGGCCGCCGGCGCCGCCAAGTTCCGCAATGCCGGCCAGGTCTGCATTTCGCCGACCCGCTTCCTGGTGCACAACAGCCTGCGCGAAGAGTTCGCCCGCACGCTGGTCAAGTACACCGAAGGCCTGAAGCTCGGCGACGGCCTCGCCGAAGGCACCACCATCGGCCCGCTGGCCAACGCACGCCGCCTCACCGCGATGGCCTACGTGCTGGAAGACGCGCGCAAGAAGGGCGCCACAGTGGCGGCCGGCGGCGAACGCGTCGGCGACTCGGGCAACTTTTTCGCGCCCACCGTGCTGACCGACGTGCCGCTGGACGCCGACGTGTTCAACAACGAGCCCTTCGGCCCCATCGCCGCGATCCGTGGCTTCGACACGCTCGAAGAAGCGATCGCCGAAGCCAACCGCCTGCCATTCGGCCTGGCCGGCTACGCCTTCACCAAGTCGATCAAGAGCGCCCACCTGCTGAGCCAGAAGCTCGAACTCGGCATGCTGTGGATCAACCAGCCCGCCACCCCGTCGCCGGAAATGCCGTTCGGCGGCGTGAAGGATTCGGGCTACGGTTCGGAAGGCGGCCCCGAGGCGCTCGAGGCTTACCTGAACACCAAGGCCGTGTCGATCCTCGGCGTTTAA
- a CDS encoding glycerate kinase type-2 family protein, with product MTASTPSFGPAPDPREAPRAFLEHLYRVAVDRALPLSTLGAHLPKPPDPKKGRTVVLGAGKAGGSMVQALEALWPADAPLSGLVVTRYDHIPPRPEGVPQRIELVEAAHPVPDAAGQQAAERILALTQGLTADDLVLCLISGGGSSLLVLPAEGLTLADKQRINKQLLDSGAHIGEMNCVRKHLSRIKGGRLAAACAPARVVTLTISDVPGDDPAVIASGPTVPDATTCAEALAILDRYGIEVPAPVRAQLQSGELETPKPNDKAFAGHETHMIATPQQSLEAAAQAAREAGIEAHILSDEIEGESREVGKVHAALARAAAQRGQPFARPCVILSGGETTVTIRPRQPGQAKGRGGRAGEFCMGLAGALMGVPDVWALAADTDGIDGVEDNAGAFVTPDTLARATAAGKKLSDHLDRNDAYGYFDAIGDLFVTGPTNTNVNDFRALLIL from the coding sequence ATGACCGCATCGACCCCGTCCTTCGGGCCCGCGCCCGATCCGCGCGAAGCACCCCGCGCCTTCCTCGAACACCTGTACCGCGTGGCGGTGGACCGCGCGCTGCCGCTGTCCACGCTGGGCGCCCACCTGCCCAAGCCGCCGGACCCGAAGAAAGGCCGCACCGTGGTGCTGGGCGCCGGCAAGGCGGGCGGCTCGATGGTGCAGGCGCTCGAAGCCCTGTGGCCGGCGGATGCGCCCCTCTCGGGCCTCGTCGTCACGCGCTACGACCACATTCCGCCGCGCCCCGAAGGCGTGCCGCAGCGCATCGAACTCGTCGAGGCCGCACACCCCGTGCCCGACGCGGCCGGGCAGCAAGCGGCCGAGCGCATCCTCGCGCTCACGCAGGGGCTCACGGCCGACGACCTCGTGCTGTGCCTGATTTCGGGCGGCGGCTCGTCGCTGCTGGTGCTGCCCGCCGAAGGCCTCACGCTGGCCGACAAGCAGCGCATCAACAAGCAACTGCTCGACAGCGGCGCGCACATCGGCGAGATGAACTGCGTGCGCAAGCATTTGTCGCGCATCAAGGGCGGCCGGCTCGCGGCGGCCTGCGCGCCGGCGCGCGTCGTGACGCTCACCATCAGCGACGTGCCGGGCGACGACCCGGCCGTCATCGCGAGCGGCCCCACGGTGCCCGATGCGACGACGTGCGCCGAGGCGCTCGCCATCCTCGACCGCTACGGCATCGAAGTGCCCGCACCCGTGCGGGCGCAACTGCAAAGCGGCGAACTCGAAACGCCCAAGCCGAACGACAAGGCCTTCGCCGGCCACGAGACCCACATGATCGCCACGCCCCAGCAGTCGCTCGAAGCGGCGGCCCAGGCGGCGCGCGAGGCCGGCATCGAGGCGCACATCCTCAGCGACGAGATCGAAGGCGAATCGCGCGAAGTCGGCAAGGTGCATGCCGCACTGGCACGCGCCGCGGCCCAACGCGGCCAGCCGTTCGCGCGGCCCTGCGTCATTCTTTCGGGCGGCGAGACCACGGTCACGATCCGTCCCCGCCAGCCGGGCCAGGCCAAGGGCCGGGGCGGGCGGGCGGGCGAGTTCTGCATGGGGCTGGCCGGTGCGCTCATGGGCGTGCCGGACGTGTGGGCGCTGGCCGCCGACACCGACGGCATCGACGGCGTGGAAGACAACGCCGGCGCCTTCGTCACGCCCGACACCCTGGCGCGCGCCACGGCGGCGGGCAAAAAGCTGTCGGACCACCTCGACCGCAACGACGCCTACGGCTATTTCGACGCCATAGGCGACCTGTTCGTGACGGGGCCGACGAACACCAACGTCAACGATTTCCGCGCGCTTTTGATCCTGTAA
- a CDS encoding urate hydroxylase PuuD has protein sequence MESYYLDWANLLLRWVHVITAIAWIGASFYFVMLDNSLEKPQDPESLDKGVGGEQWAVHGGGFYNMQKYALAPRKLPDHLHWSYWESYSTWITGFTLFTMSYLWNASTYLIDKSKMDWQPGAAIAVALAFFVVFWMVYDGICQIFGRRKNGDTIVGVLIAIFIVFATWLACQWFAGRAAFLLVGAMMATTMSGNVFFWIIPGQRKNVAALREGKPVDPVHGQRGKQRSVHNTYFTLPVLFAMLSNHYSFTYTHKYNWIVLLLIMLGGAAIRQFFVVRHRFKLGNAGNPLPYALVGIVVLGLTIVWMKPEPAAAPVAAAAAPAVAYADVQKVLEQRCFMCHGAAVQMKNVRVDSPEQVTAHAQAIYQQVVVTKIMPMNNATGITDEERALISRWFQAGAKTN, from the coding sequence ATGGAAAGCTACTACCTCGACTGGGCCAACCTGCTGCTGCGCTGGGTCCACGTCATTACCGCCATCGCCTGGATCGGCGCCTCCTTCTACTTCGTGATGCTGGACAACAGCCTCGAGAAGCCGCAGGACCCCGAGTCGCTCGACAAGGGCGTGGGCGGCGAGCAGTGGGCCGTGCACGGCGGCGGCTTCTACAACATGCAGAAGTACGCGCTGGCGCCCAGGAAGCTGCCGGACCACCTGCACTGGTCGTACTGGGAGAGCTACTCCACCTGGATCACCGGGTTCACGCTCTTCACCATGTCGTACCTGTGGAACGCCAGCACCTACCTCATCGACAAGTCGAAGATGGACTGGCAGCCCGGCGCCGCCATCGCCGTTGCGCTGGCTTTCTTCGTCGTGTTCTGGATGGTCTACGACGGCATCTGCCAGATCTTCGGCCGCCGCAAGAACGGCGACACCATCGTCGGCGTGCTGATCGCGATCTTCATCGTCTTCGCGACCTGGCTGGCCTGCCAGTGGTTCGCGGGCCGCGCGGCCTTCCTGCTCGTGGGCGCCATGATGGCCACCACGATGAGCGGCAACGTGTTCTTCTGGATCATCCCCGGCCAACGCAAGAACGTGGCGGCGCTGCGCGAAGGCAAGCCGGTCGATCCGGTGCACGGCCAGCGCGGCAAGCAGCGCAGCGTGCACAACACCTACTTCACGCTGCCGGTGCTGTTCGCGATGCTGAGCAACCACTACAGCTTCACCTACACGCACAAGTACAACTGGATCGTTCTGCTGCTCATCATGCTCGGCGGCGCGGCCATCCGGCAGTTCTTCGTGGTGCGCCACCGCTTCAAGCTCGGCAACGCGGGCAACCCGCTGCCGTATGCGCTGGTCGGCATCGTGGTGCTGGGCCTCACGATCGTCTGGATGAAGCCGGAGCCGGCCGCCGCTCCCGTGGCTGCCGCAGCGGCGCCCGCGGTCGCGTATGCCGACGTGCAGAAGGTGCTGGAGCAACGCTGCTTCATGTGCCACGGCGCGGCCGTGCAGATGAAGAACGTACGGGTCGATTCGCCCGAGCAGGTGACGGCGCATGCGCAGGCGATCTACCAGCAGGTGGTGGTCACGAAGATCATGCCGATGAACAACGCAACCGGCATCACCGACGAAGAACGCGCATTGATCAGCCGCTGGTTCCAGGCGGGCGCAAAGACGAACTAA
- the xdhC gene encoding xanthine dehydrogenase accessory protein XdhC, producing MSGAVDQLLARLRTEDAVLVRVESTQGSAPREAGTWMAVWADALTATIGGGQLEFQATQEARELLAGKRAIDGIQRYPLGPSLGQCCGGVMFLSYQRISAADAPALQRELVAQLKPVALFGGGHVGAALARLLAALPFSVRWIDSRDGVFPDELPAQIDTEHSEPVQDAVAALAPGSRVLIMSFSHAEDLDIVIACLKRLRTRNDLPYIGLIGSKTKWATFSHRLEARGFTADELARITCPIGVPGITGKEPEVIAVAVAAQLLQSLG from the coding sequence ATGAGCGGTGCGGTCGATCAATTGCTGGCACGTCTTCGCACCGAAGACGCGGTGCTGGTGCGCGTCGAGTCCACGCAGGGCTCGGCGCCGCGCGAGGCCGGCACCTGGATGGCGGTGTGGGCCGATGCGCTCACGGCCACCATCGGCGGCGGGCAGCTCGAGTTCCAGGCCACGCAGGAAGCGCGCGAACTGCTCGCGGGCAAGCGCGCCATCGACGGCATCCAGCGCTATCCGCTCGGCCCCAGCCTGGGGCAGTGCTGCGGCGGCGTGATGTTCCTGTCGTACCAGCGCATCAGTGCAGCCGACGCACCTGCATTGCAGCGCGAGCTGGTCGCGCAGCTCAAGCCCGTCGCGCTGTTCGGCGGCGGCCACGTGGGCGCCGCACTCGCACGGCTGCTTGCCGCGCTGCCGTTTTCAGTGCGCTGGATCGACAGCCGCGACGGCGTTTTCCCCGACGAACTCCCCGCGCAGATCGACACCGAGCATTCCGAGCCGGTGCAGGACGCCGTCGCCGCGCTCGCCCCGGGCAGCCGCGTGCTCATCATGAGCTTCAGCCATGCCGAAGACCTCGACATCGTCATCGCGTGCCTCAAGCGCCTGCGCACACGCAACGACCTGCCCTACATCGGCCTCATCGGCAGCAAGACCAAGTGGGCCACCTTCAGCCACCGGCTCGAAGCGCGCGGCTTCACGGCCGACGAACTGGCCCGCATCACCTGCCCGATCGGCGTGCCCGGCATCACCGGCAAGGAGCCCGAGGTGATCGCGGTCGCGGTGGCGGCACAGTTGTTGCAATCGTTGGGCTGA
- the uraH gene encoding hydroxyisourate hydrolase has translation MGLSTHVLDTMHGGPAAGMDVALYTTDGDAAMLVKRFTLNSDGRSDGPLYDNHSIKVGTYRLVFDVAGYFKARGVKLPEPNFLNKVSLDFGVAHTDQHYHVPLLVSPWSYSTYRGS, from the coding sequence ATGGGCTTGAGCACTCACGTACTGGACACGATGCACGGCGGCCCCGCGGCCGGCATGGACGTGGCGCTGTACACCACCGACGGCGATGCCGCGATGCTGGTGAAGCGCTTCACGCTGAATTCGGACGGCCGCAGCGACGGTCCGCTCTACGACAACCACTCGATCAAGGTCGGCACCTACCGGCTGGTGTTCGACGTGGCGGGTTACTTCAAGGCGCGCGGCGTGAAGCTGCCCGAGCCGAATTTCCTCAACAAGGTGTCGCTGGATTTCGGCGTGGCGCACACCGACCAGCACTACCACGTGCCGCTCTTGGTCAGCCCGTGGAGCTACTCCACGTACCGCGGCTCCTGA